Proteins from a genomic interval of Synechococcus sp. A15-28:
- a CDS encoding sulfatase-like hydrolase/transferase: protein MKQTNLLLITFDQLRADWCDLNSKSTNMPHVAKIAEEGWHATYCYTSSPQCMPARFSWLTGLEPSRIGVTSNGRYELSNQSPSFVRDLRNSGWKTTLIGKAHFYSHLSSMDMRNKLNKLNELGFSEVIEVAGPRALRNVECTLTDEWRAKNVYEKQKQDLDLRYRSHIEENAWKVKTTLLPNELYPDIWIAKKAEDMIRNKKDTEPWFLWVSFVGPHEPFDTPKPWKGIHKFGDIKESKNNYDWIDRLDDQCLLKQKYNNWKGKIQDNDILKLKCDYGDHIKLLDDQVGNLMREINQRSDKNSWNIAITSDHGEILGDGGMLYKGSFQEGAIRVPWVYRGIRPCKSEPMQKTLGLTKIMKLMVRNLIKNGSSKRLRKKAERSDRAVVEFRDEILFIRGNKKLARKRSGKILWAVELERDGSEKENCYEKKQEELFRKEEWLEIKEWSDKEVTKRRRRNWFIDGIAESLN, encoded by the coding sequence ATGAAACAGACAAATCTCCTATTGATAACATTTGATCAGCTCAGGGCGGATTGGTGTGATCTCAATTCAAAGAGTACAAATATGCCCCATGTTGCAAAGATTGCAGAGGAAGGTTGGCACGCAACCTACTGTTATACAAGTAGTCCACAATGCATGCCAGCAAGATTTAGTTGGTTGACAGGTCTTGAACCGAGTCGAATTGGCGTAACAAGCAACGGTAGATATGAGTTGAGTAATCAATCACCTTCATTTGTTCGTGATCTTAGAAATAGCGGATGGAAAACAACTCTCATTGGGAAAGCACACTTCTATAGCCACCTAAGCTCAATGGATATGAGGAACAAGTTAAATAAACTAAATGAACTAGGTTTCTCCGAAGTCATTGAGGTAGCAGGTCCGAGAGCATTAAGGAACGTAGAATGCACTCTAACTGATGAATGGCGTGCAAAGAATGTCTACGAAAAACAAAAGCAGGATTTAGATCTAAGGTACAGAAGTCACATCGAAGAAAATGCATGGAAGGTGAAAACAACATTACTGCCAAATGAATTGTATCCAGACATATGGATCGCAAAAAAGGCTGAAGACATGATTAGGAACAAAAAAGATACGGAACCATGGTTTTTGTGGGTTAGTTTTGTTGGACCTCATGAGCCTTTTGACACACCGAAACCTTGGAAAGGGATACACAAATTTGGAGACATCAAAGAATCAAAAAATAATTATGACTGGATAGACCGCCTTGATGATCAGTGCTTGCTAAAACAAAAGTACAATAATTGGAAAGGCAAGATACAAGATAACGATATCCTTAAACTTAAATGCGATTATGGAGACCATATCAAACTATTAGATGATCAAGTTGGGAATTTAATGAGAGAAATAAATCAAAGAAGTGACAAAAATAGTTGGAATATAGCTATTACGTCAGACCATGGGGAAATACTTGGAGATGGCGGTATGCTTTACAAAGGCTCATTTCAAGAGGGTGCTATTAGAGTACCTTGGGTTTACAGAGGAATAAGACCTTGTAAATCAGAACCTATGCAAAAAACGCTTGGCCTAACAAAAATAATGAAGTTAATGGTGCGAAACCTAATCAAGAATGGAAGTAGCAAAAGGCTTAGAAAGAAGGCAGAAAGAAGCGATCGAGCAGTAGTGGAATTTAGAGACGAGATACTGTTTATTCGAGGGAACAAGAAACTAGCGCGAAAAAGGAGTGGCAAGATTCTATGGGCAGTTGAGCTTGAAAGAGACGGTAGCGAAAAAGAAAACTGTTACGAAAAGAAACAAGAAGAGTTATTCAGAAAAGAGGAGTGGCTCGAAATAAAAGAATGGAGCGACAAAGAGGTAACCAAAAGAAGAAGAAGAAATTGGTTTATTGATGGAATTGCTGAAAGTTTAAATTAA
- a CDS encoding tetratricopeptide repeat protein translates to MNYDQLLLLFQQGQYSKITSFIDESSLSFESDPNVAHLYAASLFKLGSFGKALEILETLESALDNNVDYLSLFGATLRRVGNLEKAEVLLNKAMKLDSKNPFIRNNYANLLIDLGRFSDARNILDSLLLQNPKYEDARINLNRLTFIATQSTGNKKSEDVDFNTQVTSGTKSISQPKVLDPLHLAFDEEEVYKYGRLDRSKIVQSSQQIVESLDLPDSSQTASEYMKLALLAVQEKNFSYALQLCSKSYILIGPNSQIFDCVSDCFIGLSRFSDAESFALHAITVSEPTAKLYMNLATLASMKGDLVLAEFYLERAAGLDPSHTQLKKLSGNLKSLKSKSSAKKFSFELCEFPSTVSSKDAA, encoded by the coding sequence ATGAATTATGATCAACTCTTATTATTATTTCAGCAAGGTCAGTATTCAAAAATAACATCATTTATTGATGAAAGTAGTCTTTCATTTGAGTCTGACCCTAATGTTGCGCATCTTTATGCTGCTTCTCTCTTCAAGCTAGGCTCATTCGGGAAAGCCCTCGAAATCCTTGAAACTCTCGAGTCCGCTTTGGATAATAATGTTGATTACCTTTCTCTTTTTGGTGCTACTTTGCGGCGTGTAGGTAATCTTGAAAAGGCTGAGGTTCTTTTAAACAAAGCTATGAAATTAGACTCGAAAAATCCTTTTATTAGAAATAACTATGCCAATTTACTGATAGATCTCGGTCGATTCTCGGATGCACGAAATATTCTTGACTCACTTTTGCTTCAAAATCCAAAATATGAAGATGCTCGTATCAATCTTAATCGTCTTACATTCATAGCGACTCAATCAACTGGCAACAAAAAATCTGAAGATGTTGATTTTAATACGCAGGTTACTTCTGGAACTAAGTCCATTTCTCAACCTAAAGTTCTAGATCCTTTGCATTTAGCATTTGACGAGGAAGAAGTCTATAAATATGGTCGACTAGACCGGTCTAAAATTGTTCAATCGTCTCAACAAATTGTTGAATCTTTGGATTTACCTGATTCTTCACAAACTGCTTCGGAGTACATGAAACTTGCTCTTTTAGCAGTTCAAGAAAAAAATTTTAGTTATGCATTACAACTCTGCTCAAAAAGCTATATATTAATTGGTCCTAATTCACAAATCTTTGACTGTGTTAGTGATTGTTTTATAGGCTTATCGCGTTTTTCTGATGCAGAATCCTTTGCTTTACATGCTATCACTGTTAGTGAGCCTACTGCAAAGCTTTATATGAATCTAGCAACCTTGGCAAGTATGAAGGGTGATTTAGTTCTTGCTGAGTTCTATTTAGAACGTGCAGCAGGTTTGGACCCTAGTCATACCCAACTCAAAAAACTTAGCGGCAACTTGAAGAGCCTTAAATCAAAGTCTTCAGCGAAAAAGTTTTCTTTTGAGCTTTGTGAATTTCCTTCTACAGTTAGCTCTAAAGATGCTGCATAG
- a CDS encoding HlyD family efflux transporter periplasmic adaptor subunit — protein sequence MNLADSKTAPSKLTAKQKAGDFANKWFERNRSLVLRQTPFWAQSLAAILISLGTLSIVGGLIFRIDEVVTVTGQLKSIGGTFEAETPAGGRISDVLVSNGDIVEAGTILVKFDTRKAAKEKATLEKLIKLEKLELDSQLKTLNSQKLTVQNKQNILVKKLDTKTLIADEMKTLVEVGGYQKIQYLSQLDQIFELKGQISDMNQQISRIELQSDQITLRSKKSIDQMNTRLNEIKLQLQYQIVKAPSSGVVFDLKASEGSVMQPGERIVSIVPQKGFYAEIFVPNQDIGFIKPGQSAKVRVDAFPFTRYGEIDGEVDTIGADALEPDNIREYYKFPVTLSLTKNYLESKDVRIPLKSGMSITTNLKLRDKRVISLLSDLLVDQTDSVKSIRQQ from the coding sequence TTGAATCTTGCTGATTCAAAAACAGCACCTTCAAAATTAACTGCAAAGCAAAAAGCAGGAGATTTTGCTAACAAGTGGTTTGAACGCAACAGATCACTTGTCCTTAGGCAAACACCCTTTTGGGCTCAAAGCCTGGCAGCAATTTTAATATCCCTCGGTACTTTGAGTATTGTTGGGGGACTTATTTTTAGAATTGACGAGGTCGTCACTGTTACAGGCCAACTTAAGTCGATCGGTGGAACTTTTGAGGCAGAGACTCCTGCGGGAGGTCGGATATCAGATGTTTTAGTTAGTAATGGTGATATAGTGGAAGCCGGAACTATTCTCGTCAAATTCGATACGAGAAAAGCTGCTAAAGAAAAAGCAACACTAGAGAAGCTAATAAAACTGGAAAAGCTTGAATTGGATTCTCAGCTCAAAACATTGAATAGCCAAAAGCTCACTGTTCAGAATAAACAAAATATTTTGGTAAAAAAATTAGATACCAAAACGTTAATTGCTGACGAAATGAAAACTTTGGTTGAAGTGGGTGGATATCAAAAAATTCAGTACTTGTCACAACTAGACCAGATCTTTGAGTTGAAAGGACAGATCTCTGATATGAACCAACAAATTTCTCGTATAGAACTTCAATCCGATCAAATTACTTTGAGATCTAAGAAATCAATTGACCAAATGAACACAAGATTAAACGAAATTAAACTTCAACTTCAATACCAAATTGTTAAGGCTCCATCTTCTGGTGTGGTTTTTGATTTGAAAGCATCAGAAGGGTCTGTTATGCAACCTGGCGAGAGGATAGTTTCTATTGTGCCTCAGAAAGGATTCTATGCTGAAATATTTGTCCCTAATCAAGACATAGGCTTTATCAAGCCAGGTCAGTCTGCAAAAGTTCGTGTAGATGCCTTCCCTTTTACCAGATACGGTGAGATTGATGGAGAAGTCGATACTATTGGAGCAGATGCCTTAGAGCCTGATAATATAAGGGAGTATTATAAATTTCCAGTTACGCTTTCATTAACGAAAAATTATCTCGAATCGAAGGATGTTCGAATCCCCTTAAAGTCTGGCATGTCAATCACCACTAATTTAAAATTGCGTGATAAGCGAGTTATTAGCCTTTTAAGTGATCTTTTAGTCGACCAGACAGATAGCGTTAAAAGCATTCGTCAACAGTAA
- a CDS encoding peptidylprolyl isomerase — protein MPHEWITSSRSQYLTTFINPLGAILKDSGALESVLSYWIVDEIIFEYNVKHSNFKFLTDKKSDPFDQSQSNEDQKYSRLDTILLWSKDKWYHRVETLYLENKDKLDLISFKMIRVKSKEFAYEIYHRLKADEASFEELSLRYGQGPEKRIGGKCKIQTSESIPKILVESVKKSSQGDILKPIPYGKQFAVIEFDQWQSAQLDEKTESILLQSEFESWSKSIINYILNHILILN, from the coding sequence TTGCCGCATGAGTGGATTACTTCTTCTCGATCTCAATACTTAACTACTTTTATTAATCCACTTGGTGCAATTTTAAAAGATTCAGGTGCTCTTGAGTCAGTTTTGTCTTACTGGATCGTTGATGAAATTATATTTGAATATAATGTCAAACATAGTAATTTTAAGTTCTTGACTGATAAAAAGTCTGATCCTTTTGATCAATCGCAAAGCAATGAAGATCAAAAATATTCAAGGTTAGACACTATACTTCTTTGGTCTAAAGATAAGTGGTATCATCGTGTTGAAACATTATACCTTGAAAATAAAGATAAGTTAGATTTGATTAGCTTTAAAATGATTAGAGTGAAGAGCAAAGAATTTGCCTACGAGATTTACCATCGTTTAAAAGCAGATGAAGCTAGCTTTGAGGAATTGTCTTTACGCTATGGACAAGGCCCTGAAAAAAGAATCGGGGGCAAATGCAAAATCCAAACATCTGAGTCGATACCAAAAATCTTAGTAGAATCTGTCAAGAAATCATCTCAGGGTGATATTCTTAAGCCTATCCCCTATGGTAAGCAATTTGCAGTCATCGAATTTGATCAATGGCAGTCAGCCCAACTGGATGAAAAGACGGAATCAATTCTGTTGCAAAGCGAATTTGAGAGCTGGTCAAAATCTATTATAAATTACATTTTAAATCATATCTTAATTTTAAATTGA
- a CDS encoding tetratricopeptide repeat protein — MGLKLALKAHSEGNLKLAEIHYKRALEQGDKSHILYQNFGALLRSQDKLKDALQCYRTGLHHFPDNVDILLNYANALRADFPASALENYLRILGIILSTPNFNEKKYLNALCNICQLTHDLGLYKLNVLYLRAALPPVKYNAGILLNILLLLDKNNSSQDTSFCFEQIYQRIQSSLLSLTITERAEFHYSLCQHFLNKKAEKDAFIELDKANTLLNEGLRDSSLDHKKLQDISICYHWNASNTLLKMQNFQLGWQFYEYGLRTPCSGPQRWQRSLAKPFDFNEVVLWRGESLNSRRILLLEEQGIGDAMMFITLVPALLDEAQCVGLFLSDRLLPIYRRSFSEEIHNGSLVVYSRQDFYDNRLQSNAFDFQAPLGSICQYRYDHPSKFAPKTPIISTDTITTERLRDKYITQRSIKPKKLVGLSWRGGGRASRIKQKSISPSFFAKLMRKYPEYQFISLQYGDAKSVVSTWNNDGLDVIYDENINALKDMDG; from the coding sequence ATGGGACTCAAGTTAGCCCTCAAAGCACACAGCGAGGGAAATCTTAAGCTTGCAGAGATTCATTACAAGCGTGCTCTCGAACAAGGTGACAAATCGCATATTTTATATCAAAATTTTGGCGCTTTGTTGAGGAGTCAAGACAAATTAAAGGATGCTCTTCAATGCTATCGCACTGGCCTTCATCATTTTCCTGATAATGTTGACATATTGCTAAATTACGCAAATGCCTTACGTGCAGACTTTCCTGCTTCCGCTCTTGAAAACTACTTAAGAATCCTTGGAATAATACTTTCAACTCCTAATTTTAATGAGAAAAAGTATTTAAATGCTCTTTGTAATATTTGTCAACTTACTCATGATTTAGGTCTTTACAAACTAAATGTTCTGTATCTACGGGCGGCCCTTCCTCCCGTTAAATATAATGCGGGAATACTACTAAACATATTACTCCTTCTTGATAAGAATAACAGTTCACAGGATACAAGCTTTTGCTTTGAACAAATATATCAAAGGATACAATCTTCTCTGCTTTCACTAACTATAACAGAAAGAGCAGAATTTCACTATTCATTGTGCCAGCATTTTCTCAACAAAAAAGCCGAAAAAGATGCATTTATTGAATTAGACAAAGCAAACACTTTATTGAACGAAGGGCTACGTGACAGCTCTCTCGATCATAAAAAACTCCAGGATATTTCTATTTGTTATCACTGGAATGCCTCCAATACACTGCTTAAAATGCAGAATTTTCAACTCGGTTGGCAGTTCTACGAATATGGTCTACGCACGCCTTGTAGTGGTCCCCAGAGATGGCAAAGGTCTTTGGCTAAGCCATTTGATTTTAACGAAGTTGTTCTTTGGCGGGGAGAATCTTTGAATTCCAGAAGAATTCTGTTACTTGAGGAACAAGGAATAGGTGATGCAATGATGTTTATTACTCTTGTGCCAGCGTTGCTCGATGAGGCTCAATGTGTTGGCCTGTTCTTGTCTGATAGATTATTGCCTATATACAGGCGTTCATTTTCCGAAGAGATTCACAATGGAAGTCTTGTTGTATATTCACGTCAAGATTTCTACGACAATAGGCTACAGTCTAATGCTTTCGATTTTCAAGCACCATTAGGCTCAATTTGTCAATATCGCTATGATCATCCTTCCAAATTCGCACCAAAGACACCTATAATATCTACAGATACTATTACTACCGAACGATTAAGAGACAAGTATATCACTCAAAGATCAATTAAGCCAAAAAAACTTGTCGGGTTGAGTTGGCGTGGAGGTGGTCGTGCTTCGAGAATCAAGCAAAAATCTATTAGCCCTTCGTTCTTTGCGAAGTTAATGAGGAAATATCCTGAATACCAATTTATTAGTTTGCAGTATGGTGATGCCAAATCTGTAGTTTCTACATGGAATAATGATGGCCTGGATGTTATTTATGACGAAAATATTAATGCCCTTAAGGATATGGATGGATGA
- a CDS encoding glycosyltransferase yields MKILFLHPNFPGQFKHVAKYFAEKNEIKFLCQTHFGRRLKGVDRICLKGSLSHETLENQSLGLTERADKMGEMYRTAFVKLKEKNYYPDIVISHSAWGCGLHIKEIWPKCKQISYLEWWFNQESDFFWYDNTNKELRIGEDAVRKYWLRNKNIALELSHADNIVAPTLWQMEQLPKIFAEKCQVIFDGVDTDYFQNDQKFISETPKITYGTRGMEPMRCFPQFIREIPEIVKKVPSVTIEIAGNDRCSYGGMKPVEGTWKNWAEMYLEKHNISNNVNWVGFLQGDAYRNWLRSSWCHIYLTHPFVASWSLVESLYINNPMIVSDVKPVTEFTRSFENVVRIDHRKPGELASSVVKLIKEESYKDSERIRPSNDTYSIKSCLKRWKKLVNNIYNKYNCTISEPFCPPSSKPGCVSSASGHISVDMCRPPA; encoded by the coding sequence ATGAAAATTCTTTTCCTTCACCCAAATTTTCCAGGTCAGTTCAAACATGTCGCAAAATACTTCGCAGAAAAGAATGAAATTAAATTTCTATGCCAGACGCACTTTGGAAGAAGACTCAAGGGAGTCGATCGCATATGTTTGAAAGGCAGCCTGAGCCACGAGACCTTGGAAAATCAAAGTCTTGGACTTACTGAACGTGCAGACAAGATGGGTGAAATGTATCGCACCGCATTTGTAAAATTAAAAGAAAAAAATTATTACCCTGATATCGTAATTTCTCATTCTGCTTGGGGTTGCGGATTACACATCAAAGAAATATGGCCGAAATGCAAACAAATAAGTTATTTAGAATGGTGGTTTAATCAGGAGTCAGATTTTTTTTGGTATGATAACACCAATAAGGAATTAAGGATAGGCGAAGATGCTGTCCGTAAATATTGGCTGAGAAACAAAAATATAGCTCTAGAACTTTCTCATGCAGACAATATAGTGGCTCCTACCTTGTGGCAGATGGAGCAACTTCCGAAGATTTTTGCAGAAAAATGCCAAGTCATTTTTGACGGGGTTGACACAGATTATTTTCAAAACGACCAAAAATTTATATCAGAAACGCCAAAGATCACTTACGGTACAAGAGGCATGGAACCGATGAGATGTTTTCCGCAATTTATAAGGGAAATCCCCGAGATTGTAAAAAAGGTGCCTTCAGTCACTATTGAAATTGCAGGTAATGATAGATGCAGCTACGGAGGTATGAAACCGGTAGAAGGTACCTGGAAAAACTGGGCTGAAATGTATCTAGAAAAACATAATATTAGCAACAATGTAAATTGGGTTGGTTTTTTGCAAGGAGATGCATATAGAAATTGGTTGCGATCTTCATGGTGTCATATTTACCTAACGCATCCATTTGTAGCGAGCTGGAGTTTAGTTGAAAGTTTATATATTAATAATCCGATGATCGTAAGTGATGTTAAGCCAGTGACAGAATTTACAAGAAGTTTTGAAAATGTGGTTAGAATCGACCACCGAAAACCAGGTGAATTAGCTAGTTCTGTCGTCAAATTAATAAAAGAAGAAAGTTACAAAGATAGTGAGCGAATACGCCCCTCTAATGATACCTATTCAATTAAATCATGCCTGAAAAGATGGAAAAAACTTGTAAATAACATTTATAACAAGTATAATTGTACTATATCCGAGCCTTTTTGCCCTCCTTCCAGCAAACCAGGGTGTGTCTCATCTGCATCTGGCCATATATCCGTTGACATGTGTAGGCCACCCGCATAG
- a CDS encoding peptidase domain-containing ABC transporter yields the protein MIEGIIKKLSSQHPYDKLESTQRDFLFANSELVRYRPGELILRPDELPSQLVLVLDGAVRLLSNSPTDDQDVVTLDIRGSGQLIGWSSLLRAGSCEWVIASQETTVVRFGASNFVSTIISSQVFREFFGELSNIHESIYVLRQIFKSKYKLAEGAFKNYSEIVQNVRVISLMPGCKFSYKDSDYEWFLSTENVPSLPVGSKIDNGDELNVKEGFNLPYRLVGFSLKVDKGIGNNLASPHNAVINNFDLESKPGSSLSKLGIIENESLELEDKFPAIKGFGPLKEALAAVEMVALMEKTPFKRDILEKILEEQFRRNKPLSLELLARLCELLGLTCQIGGVNTKYIDSIELPSLMMYEDVPIVVYSFVGKKALIGHPHNGITKVDIDDFINKLPEKCRFATPKRIGSTPRSKFGWNWFTPLLSKYKKALTLVFVSSLLAQLFGLGVPLLIQQIIDKVLSQGNLSSLNVLGGTMIVLALFQGILTALRTYIFVDTTDRMDLTLGSAVIDRLLALPLGFFEKRPVGELSQRIGELNTIRGFLTGTALVSVLNIIFASLYLVVMIIYSPLLTAVSLSTLPVYFLIVFVVAPIYKGLIRKRAIAQAKTQSHLIEVLGGIQTVKAQHFELTARWKWQDRYRQFVNEGFKSVALGTTSGVIGSFLNQLSSLLVLWVGMWLVLEGELTLGMLIAFRIISGNVTNPLLQLSGLYQGFQTVQLAMERLSDILDQNPELSNEDDLNQISLPPIVGSIRYEDVCFRFGKNGPYQVDKVSLSIAAGDFIGIVGQSGSGKSTLVKLLPRLYSLNQGRLFIDDYDIEKVNLSSLRRQIGIVPQDSLLFEGTVADNIALNDPQATNDSIIAAAKIACAHDFIMSLGQGYATPLSERGSNLSGGQRQRIAIARTILSNPRLLIMDEATSALDYNTEKQLCANLQSWAQDRTVLFITHRLSTIRNSDLILVMHEGRLVEQGSHQQLMDLGERYCALFKQQGN from the coding sequence ATGATTGAAGGAATTATTAAGAAACTTTCTTCTCAGCATCCTTATGACAAGCTTGAATCTACGCAAAGAGATTTCTTATTTGCAAATTCTGAACTAGTCAGATATAGACCTGGAGAGCTTATATTGAGACCTGACGAATTACCTAGTCAATTAGTACTAGTTCTTGATGGAGCCGTAAGGTTACTCTCAAACTCGCCAACTGATGATCAAGATGTAGTTACTTTAGATATCCGCGGTTCTGGTCAGCTCATAGGTTGGTCTTCATTGTTGCGTGCAGGATCTTGTGAATGGGTTATAGCTTCTCAAGAAACTACTGTTGTCAGGTTCGGGGCGTCAAATTTTGTTAGTACGATAATTTCCTCTCAGGTGTTTAGAGAATTCTTTGGTGAGCTTTCCAATATCCATGAATCAATTTATGTTTTACGACAAATATTTAAATCAAAGTATAAGCTTGCCGAGGGTGCTTTTAAAAACTACTCGGAAATTGTACAAAATGTTCGTGTTATCAGCCTGATGCCAGGTTGTAAGTTTAGCTATAAAGACAGTGATTATGAATGGTTTTTAAGTACAGAAAATGTTCCTTCGTTACCCGTTGGTAGTAAAATTGATAACGGCGACGAGCTAAACGTTAAAGAAGGTTTTAATCTGCCATACAGATTGGTTGGCTTTAGCCTGAAAGTCGATAAGGGTATTGGAAATAATTTAGCTTCGCCGCATAATGCTGTTATAAATAACTTCGATCTTGAAAGTAAGCCTGGATCTTCTCTCTCTAAATTAGGGATAATTGAAAATGAATCGTTAGAGCTGGAAGATAAGTTTCCAGCCATCAAAGGCTTCGGTCCTTTGAAAGAAGCCTTGGCTGCGGTGGAAATGGTTGCACTAATGGAGAAAACACCTTTCAAAAGAGATATACTTGAAAAAATATTAGAAGAACAATTTCGCAGAAATAAGCCATTGTCTTTAGAACTTCTTGCTCGCCTTTGTGAACTTCTTGGATTAACGTGTCAAATAGGTGGAGTCAATACGAAATATATTGACAGTATTGAACTTCCCTCCCTTATGATGTATGAGGATGTTCCAATTGTTGTTTACTCATTTGTTGGTAAAAAAGCCTTAATTGGCCATCCGCATAACGGGATTACTAAGGTCGATATAGATGATTTCATAAATAAACTACCTGAGAAATGTCGCTTTGCCACCCCTAAAAGAATTGGAAGTACGCCCAGAAGTAAGTTTGGATGGAATTGGTTTACACCTCTACTCAGTAAATATAAAAAAGCTTTAACACTGGTTTTTGTTTCTTCATTGCTCGCTCAGTTGTTTGGCCTTGGTGTTCCGCTTCTAATACAACAAATTATTGATAAAGTCCTTAGTCAGGGAAATTTAAGTAGTCTCAATGTACTTGGCGGGACAATGATAGTGCTCGCACTTTTCCAGGGTATCCTTACAGCATTGCGTACATACATATTCGTTGATACAACCGATCGGATGGATTTGACACTTGGAAGCGCAGTAATTGATCGCTTATTAGCACTCCCTCTTGGATTTTTTGAAAAAAGACCTGTAGGTGAATTAAGCCAAAGAATAGGAGAACTCAACACAATTCGCGGATTCTTGACCGGCACTGCGTTAGTAAGCGTGTTAAATATAATATTTGCTTCGTTATACTTGGTGGTCATGATAATATACTCGCCTCTTCTGACTGCAGTTAGTTTAAGCACTTTGCCTGTCTACTTTCTAATTGTTTTTGTTGTAGCCCCTATATATAAGGGTCTTATCCGAAAAAGAGCTATTGCACAAGCAAAAACTCAAAGTCATCTTATTGAGGTGCTAGGTGGTATTCAAACTGTCAAAGCGCAACACTTTGAGTTAACTGCTAGATGGAAATGGCAAGATCGCTACAGACAATTTGTCAATGAAGGCTTTAAGAGTGTTGCTCTGGGAACAACCTCAGGAGTAATAGGTTCCTTTTTGAATCAATTAAGCAGTCTATTAGTCCTATGGGTTGGAATGTGGCTTGTTCTTGAAGGAGAACTCACACTAGGTATGTTGATTGCTTTTAGAATTATAAGCGGAAATGTTACTAATCCTTTGTTGCAACTTTCTGGCCTTTATCAAGGTTTTCAAACTGTGCAATTGGCTATGGAGCGACTTTCGGATATTTTGGATCAAAATCCTGAACTTTCTAATGAAGATGATTTAAATCAGATATCGTTGCCCCCAATTGTTGGTTCTATTAGATATGAAGATGTCTGTTTTAGGTTTGGCAAAAATGGTCCTTATCAGGTAGACAAAGTTTCTTTGTCTATTGCAGCTGGAGACTTCATCGGAATTGTGGGTCAGAGTGGTAGCGGAAAAAGTACACTTGTTAAATTACTTCCGAGGCTCTATTCTCTTAATCAAGGTAGATTGTTTATAGATGATTACGATATTGAAAAAGTCAATCTTTCGAGTTTGAGGAGGCAAATAGGAATTGTCCCCCAAGATTCACTTTTGTTTGAGGGTACTGTAGCTGATAATATAGCCTTGAATGACCCTCAAGCTACTAATGATTCAATAATTGCAGCCGCAAAAATTGCTTGTGCTCATGATTTTATTATGAGTTTAGGACAAGGTTATGCTACTCCTCTCTCTGAGAGAGGTAGTAACCTTAGTGGTGGGCAACGTCAAAGAATTGCGATAGCAAGAACTATTCTTTCAAATCCTAGACTACTTATTATGGATGAAGCTACAAGTGCACTTGATTACAATACTGAGAAACAGTTGTGTGCTAATCTTCAAAGTTGGGCTCAAGATCGTACAGTACTTTTTATTACACATCGCCTAAGCACTATTCGTAATAGTGACCTTATTCTTGTTATGCATGAGGGAAGACTTGTTGAACAAGGCAGTCATCAGCAACTAATGGATCTTGGAGAGAGATATTGCGCATTATTTAAGCAACAAGGAAATTAA